The following coding sequences lie in one Streptomyces venezuelae genomic window:
- a CDS encoding beta-glucosidase family protein, translating to MSRSVSRRSALGLAGGAIAVAAAATAGVAVPSHAAARGRQGPGAGPRVESLVGRLTLGEKISLLHGATDPGALGQAGYVPGVPRLGIPPLRLADGPAGVRVAARATALPAPVMLAAAFDPALARRYGQVIGREGRALKQDVLLSPMVNLIRTPYAGRNFETFGEDPLLAADMVSAEIKGIQGEGLIATVKHFALNNQEKDRMSIDVRVDERTMHETELRGFEAAVAARTGAVMGAYNKVNGTFACENRTLLSDILRERWGFDGWVMTDWSAQHSTAAALAAGLDMEMPDGAHFGAALKRAVRNGTVPEPHVDRSVRRILAVMERFGLLDESAPPRPARDPEAGAAVALEVAKAGATLLRNAHGALPLKGRAARDIAVIGPTGRHPFVSGGGSAHVIPDRADSPLHAIRARAGHGADVTYALGEDLYGKAIPRHALSPGLDTEGQRVAAGKEWTYDGTLTPAESDEWTLVIHYSGERPEVELDGVELYPKQPGVGEFFSGGLVSSAPDGLNVRRVTLPLTPAGHRLRIKAKGGDRGQTFRLRRVTGATRRADVAEAVRAARGAHSVVLFAYEDATEGQDRTTVALPGHQEDLIRAVTAANPRTTVVLNTSSATSMPWLERTAAVLQMYYPGQEGAAATAAVLFGDCDPGGRLTQTFPVDDDHHPMAGDPLRYPGVDGVEEYSEGILVGHRWYDAEGVRPLFPFGHGLSYTTFEYRDVSVRAVGRGLDVTFDVRNTGRRDGVTVAQVYVGPSPDLALDQARRVLGGYERVVLRAGQRRRVTVHVDRRTLSAWDVERHDWVLGTGRRAVHVGTSAAELLLSAHTVVKGAGS from the coding sequence ATGTCCCGTTCCGTGTCCCGGCGGTCGGCTCTCGGGCTGGCCGGCGGTGCGATCGCCGTGGCCGCCGCGGCAACCGCCGGTGTGGCGGTGCCCTCGCACGCGGCCGCCCGGGGAAGACAGGGTCCCGGCGCGGGCCCCCGTGTCGAGTCCCTCGTCGGCAGGCTCACCCTCGGCGAGAAGATCTCCCTGCTGCACGGCGCCACCGACCCCGGCGCCCTCGGCCAGGCGGGTTACGTTCCCGGCGTGCCGCGGCTCGGCATCCCGCCGCTGCGGCTCGCCGACGGGCCCGCGGGCGTCCGCGTCGCCGCCCGCGCCACCGCCCTCCCCGCCCCCGTCATGCTCGCCGCGGCCTTCGATCCGGCCCTCGCCCGGCGGTACGGCCAGGTCATCGGTCGCGAAGGGCGCGCCCTGAAGCAGGACGTCCTGCTGTCCCCGATGGTCAACCTCATCCGCACCCCGTACGCGGGACGCAACTTCGAGACCTTCGGCGAGGATCCGCTGCTCGCCGCCGACATGGTGTCCGCGGAGATCAAGGGAATCCAGGGCGAGGGGCTCATCGCCACCGTCAAGCACTTCGCCCTGAACAACCAGGAGAAGGACCGCATGTCCATCGACGTGCGGGTCGACGAGCGGACCATGCACGAGACGGAGCTGCGCGGGTTCGAGGCCGCGGTCGCCGCGCGCACCGGCGCCGTCATGGGCGCGTACAACAAGGTCAACGGCACCTTCGCCTGCGAGAACAGGACGCTGCTCAGCGACATCCTGCGCGAGCGATGGGGCTTCGACGGATGGGTGATGACCGACTGGTCCGCCCAGCACAGCACCGCCGCCGCCCTTGCCGCGGGGCTCGACATGGAGATGCCCGACGGCGCCCATTTCGGCGCCGCCCTGAAGAGGGCCGTCAGGAACGGCACCGTTCCCGAGCCGCACGTCGACCGCTCCGTCCGCCGCATCCTCGCCGTCATGGAACGGTTCGGTCTGCTCGACGAGAGCGCGCCGCCCCGTCCGGCGCGTGATCCGGAGGCCGGGGCGGCCGTCGCTCTCGAGGTCGCCAAGGCGGGTGCCACGCTCCTTCGCAATGCTCACGGGGCGCTGCCGCTCAAGGGGCGGGCCGCCCGCGACATCGCCGTCATCGGGCCCACCGGCCGCCACCCCTTCGTCAGTGGCGGGGGCAGCGCCCACGTCATCCCCGACCGGGCCGACAGCCCCCTCCACGCCATCAGGGCACGGGCCGGACACGGCGCCGACGTCACGTACGCCCTGGGCGAGGATCTCTATGGCAAGGCGATCCCGCGGCACGCACTCAGCCCCGGCCTCGACACCGAGGGGCAGCGGGTCGCCGCGGGCAAGGAGTGGACGTACGACGGGACGCTGACCCCGGCCGAGTCGGACGAGTGGACGCTCGTCATCCACTACTCGGGCGAGCGGCCCGAGGTGGAGCTGGACGGCGTCGAGCTGTATCCGAAGCAGCCGGGCGTCGGAGAGTTCTTCTCCGGCGGGCTCGTCTCCTCCGCCCCGGACGGGCTGAACGTGCGGCGCGTGACACTGCCCCTCACCCCCGCCGGGCACCGGCTGCGGATCAAGGCCAAGGGCGGCGACCGGGGCCAGACGTTCCGGCTGCGCCGGGTCACCGGCGCCACGCGCAGGGCGGACGTCGCCGAGGCGGTCCGGGCGGCACGCGGCGCGCACAGCGTCGTCCTCTTCGCGTACGAGGACGCCACCGAAGGCCAGGACCGCACCACCGTCGCGCTCCCCGGCCATCAGGAGGACCTGATCCGGGCGGTGACCGCCGCCAACCCCCGTACCACCGTCGTCCTCAACACCTCGTCGGCCACCTCCATGCCGTGGCTGGAGCGGACCGCCGCCGTGCTCCAGATGTACTACCCCGGGCAGGAGGGCGCGGCCGCCACCGCCGCCGTCCTCTTCGGCGACTGCGACCCCGGCGGCCGGCTCACCCAGACCTTCCCGGTGGACGACGACCACCACCCGATGGCGGGCGATCCGCTGCGCTACCCCGGGGTGGACGGCGTCGAGGAGTACTCGGAGGGCATCCTCGTCGGCCACCGCTGGTACGACGCCGAGGGGGTGCGGCCGCTCTTCCCCTTCGGACACGGACTCTCGTACACCACCTTCGAGTACCGGGATGTGTCGGTCCGTGCCGTGGGCCGGGGGCTCGACGTGACCTTCGACGTGCGCAACACCGGGCGGCGGGACGGCGTCACCGTCGCCCAGGTGTACGTCGGCCCTTCGCCCGACCTGGCGCTGGACCAGGCCCGGCGGGTGCTCGGCGGCTACGAACGGGTCGTGCTGCGCGCCGGGCAGCGGCGACGCGTGACCGTGCACGTCGACCGCAGGACCCTGTCGGCGTGGGACGTCGAACGGCACGACTGGGTCCTTGGAACCGGTCGGCGCGCCGTTCACGTGGGCACGTCGGCGGCTGAATTGCTTCTTTCCGCGCACACCGTCGTCAAGGGAGCCGGTTCATGA
- a CDS encoding P-loop NTPase fold protein, producing MASLSTTDGLLIAVRVSLLARSEDFLRLVADRTGVPFVIESAELVDIVDPPRPRRRIGSPSTLLFADVAAVPFHGREAELSELEQWSQERRSASAAADIGIFVCVAPAGQGKTRLAFEFASRLAARGWAAGSLRAGVDADGLRVLAGLRSPVLLVIDYGETRPEQIDAVIEQAVRDPTPHPVRVLILARSLGEWWPALRHRTSRGDVRSVYESATVSPLQALDGTRTAQEASYSAAIRSFAELLRQLPGSADKDWDAVTVPTSLPDGIDDIDGAGSGSVLQLHAAALTTLLNAFPDTTEAAQGVRDLLAARRNEPGADPGPDTEGSIRIRGFGDRAAEADLLDRAAVVAAVTDLLATPDDPQDPSVAGSDTSGPTVVALEGPWGSGKTTMMRLIELELGRRQEQLPRPETSRASRKWPAPAHLSAWAAHRRLSPRFGAVPGSSGGGQEAKAATPVIAHFNPWAHQSSEQIWAGLTRSIVEAAQPCLGSDDKSREEYWLLRNGLRLDRRRLKRTLWRNLASPLLRVAVFALLVPLLAQLVKADQIYRIRGAELTAPSLALLLPGALLLIGVLHTLGRLVMGRARAFLPGELFDGPVLSGPLAPSTGSVDTALRDPYYNARSGYLYLVQHDIRELLADLRDRGHELIMFIDDLDRCSPRATADVFEAINLFLSGAIHGSKPPEKPRDHPRCRFVIGLDTTVVAAHLDRAYQDLTPDKAKPGNGDPSWGWTFLRKLIQLPVPLPPITDTGITTVLTGLLGAVTTRQPPAAAPESGTTNPRPAPSTVVTPEMAMGMGEAGTPRIQYDPEAEARARALETNPEIRTLIEQRLNDHPDISIREAKRLLTIWQFYLRVSGHKARGTDQLSVEQALHLVVLAEIAARWPAMQTQLRRPVEGRPGLYWLARSAHDDEQWAASRARTGLRAKHHTPACDALRVLLRDHDGERVAAVAETM from the coding sequence GTGGCGTCGCTCAGCACCACAGATGGTCTGCTGATCGCGGTCAGGGTGAGCCTGCTGGCCCGTTCCGAGGACTTTCTGCGCCTGGTCGCGGACCGCACCGGGGTGCCGTTCGTGATCGAGTCCGCGGAGTTGGTGGACATCGTGGACCCGCCTCGGCCTCGGCGCCGGATCGGCTCACCCTCGACGCTCCTGTTCGCGGACGTCGCCGCTGTGCCGTTCCACGGTCGCGAAGCCGAGCTCTCCGAGTTGGAACAGTGGTCACAAGAACGAAGGAGTGCCTCCGCCGCCGCGGACATCGGCATCTTCGTCTGCGTCGCCCCCGCCGGCCAGGGGAAGACGCGGCTGGCGTTCGAGTTCGCCTCCCGGTTGGCGGCGCGCGGCTGGGCCGCGGGGTCGCTGCGCGCCGGAGTGGACGCGGACGGGTTGCGGGTTCTCGCCGGCCTCCGGTCGCCCGTGCTGCTCGTCATCGACTACGGAGAGACGCGGCCGGAGCAGATCGATGCCGTGATCGAGCAGGCGGTACGAGACCCCACCCCACATCCGGTACGTGTCCTGATCCTCGCCCGGTCCCTGGGCGAGTGGTGGCCGGCTCTTCGCCACCGCACCAGTCGGGGCGACGTCCGGAGCGTGTACGAAAGCGCCACCGTGTCCCCGCTCCAGGCGCTGGACGGGACCCGCACAGCTCAGGAGGCCTCCTACAGCGCGGCGATACGGTCCTTCGCAGAGCTGCTGCGGCAGCTCCCTGGGTCCGCGGACAAGGACTGGGACGCCGTCACCGTTCCCACGAGCCTCCCCGACGGCATCGACGACATCGACGGTGCGGGCTCGGGTTCCGTACTCCAGCTGCACGCGGCGGCCCTGACCACGCTCCTGAACGCATTCCCGGACACCACTGAAGCCGCCCAAGGCGTACGCGATCTCCTGGCCGCGCGCAGGAACGAACCGGGGGCCGATCCCGGCCCCGACACCGAAGGCTCCATCCGCATCCGAGGTTTCGGGGACCGTGCCGCCGAAGCCGACCTGCTGGACAGAGCGGCCGTCGTCGCCGCCGTCACCGACCTCCTTGCGACGCCCGATGATCCGCAGGATCCGTCCGTGGCGGGCAGTGACACGAGCGGGCCGACCGTCGTCGCGCTGGAGGGCCCGTGGGGCTCGGGCAAGACGACCATGATGCGGCTCATCGAGCTGGAGTTGGGCCGTCGGCAGGAGCAGCTCCCACGCCCTGAGACCTCCCGCGCCTCGCGGAAATGGCCCGCACCGGCCCACCTGTCCGCCTGGGCCGCGCACCGCAGGCTCTCCCCCCGCTTCGGTGCGGTGCCGGGCAGCTCAGGGGGTGGCCAAGAGGCGAAGGCTGCCACACCCGTGATCGCCCACTTCAACCCCTGGGCCCACCAGTCGAGCGAGCAGATCTGGGCGGGCCTCACCCGGTCGATCGTCGAGGCCGCGCAGCCCTGCCTGGGCAGCGACGACAAGTCCCGCGAGGAATACTGGCTGCTCCGCAACGGCCTGCGGCTCGACCGACGGCGCCTGAAGCGGACACTGTGGCGCAACCTGGCGTCACCCCTGCTGCGCGTCGCCGTCTTCGCGCTCCTGGTCCCCTTGCTGGCCCAACTGGTCAAGGCGGACCAGATCTACCGGATCCGGGGCGCCGAGCTCACTGCTCCGAGCCTCGCTCTGCTGCTCCCGGGGGCGCTCCTCCTGATAGGCGTGCTGCACACGCTGGGCCGCCTGGTCATGGGCCGTGCCCGGGCGTTCCTGCCCGGCGAGCTCTTCGACGGACCGGTCCTCAGCGGTCCGCTGGCCCCCAGTACCGGAAGCGTCGACACCGCGCTACGGGACCCGTACTACAACGCACGGTCCGGCTACCTCTACCTCGTACAGCACGACATCCGCGAGCTGTTGGCGGACCTGCGGGACCGTGGCCACGAACTCATCATGTTCATCGACGACCTCGACCGTTGCTCGCCCCGCGCGACCGCCGACGTGTTCGAGGCAATCAACCTCTTCCTGTCCGGGGCCATCCACGGCTCCAAGCCGCCCGAGAAGCCCCGGGATCACCCCCGGTGCCGGTTCGTGATCGGACTCGACACGACCGTCGTCGCCGCCCATCTCGACCGCGCCTACCAGGACCTCACACCCGACAAGGCCAAGCCGGGCAACGGGGACCCCAGCTGGGGCTGGACGTTCCTGCGCAAGCTCATCCAGCTTCCGGTACCGCTGCCGCCCATCACGGACACCGGCATCACCACGGTCCTGACCGGCTTGCTGGGCGCCGTCACCACCCGGCAGCCCCCGGCGGCCGCCCCCGAGAGCGGCACCACCAACCCGCGTCCCGCACCATCCACGGTTGTCACCCCGGAGATGGCCATGGGCATGGGAGAGGCCGGGACTCCGCGCATCCAATACGACCCGGAGGCCGAGGCCAGGGCCCGCGCACTGGAGACGAACCCGGAGATCCGTACGCTCATCGAGCAACGCCTGAACGACCACCCGGACATCTCGATCCGGGAGGCCAAGCGGCTCCTGACGATCTGGCAGTTCTATCTGCGGGTCAGCGGCCACAAGGCCCGCGGAACCGATCAGCTCTCCGTGGAACAGGCCCTCCACCTCGTCGTCCTCGCCGAGATCGCGGCGCGTTGGCCCGCGATGCAGACACAGCTGCGTCGCCCGGTCGAGGGGAGGCCGGGGCTGTACTGGCTGGCCCGGAGCGCGCACGACGACGAGCAGTGGGCGGCGTCACGCGCCCGGACCGGGCTCCGGGCCAAGCACCACACCCCGGCGTGCGACGCGCTGCGCGTGCTGTTGCGGGATCACGACGGGGAGCGGGTGGCGGCGGTGGCCGAGACTATGTGA
- a CDS encoding DUF4442 domain-containing protein, producing MSADQMSIGEMLAATVPMARTLNLEFRETSPDRAVVALPDQSDYHNHVGGPHAGAMFTLGESASGAIVLAAFGAELSRAVPLAVSAEIAYKKLAMGPVTATATLGRPAADVIAELDAGERPEFPVTIEIRREDGAVTGEMTVVWTLRPNNPS from the coding sequence ATGAGCGCAGACCAGATGTCGATCGGCGAGATGCTCGCCGCCACGGTTCCGATGGCCCGGACCCTGAACCTCGAGTTCCGGGAGACCTCCCCGGACAGGGCCGTGGTGGCCCTGCCCGACCAGAGCGACTACCACAACCACGTCGGCGGACCGCACGCCGGCGCCATGTTCACGCTGGGCGAGTCCGCGAGCGGCGCGATCGTCCTCGCCGCGTTCGGCGCGGAGCTCTCGCGGGCGGTCCCGCTCGCCGTGAGCGCCGAGATCGCGTACAAGAAGCTGGCCATGGGCCCCGTCACGGCGACGGCCACCCTCGGCCGCCCGGCCGCCGACGTGATCGCCGAACTCGACGCGGGCGAGCGCCCCGAGTTCCCGGTCACGATCGAGATCCGCCGCGAGGACGGCGCGGTCACCGGCGAGATGACGGTGGTGTGGACACTGCGCCCCAACAACCCCAGCTGA
- a CDS encoding MFS transporter translates to MTTPAPAPRRRPSWAGRNYSLLTAAAIVTNLGSHGALIAAAFAVLDAGGDGGDVGLVAAARTLPLVLFLLIGGAIADRLPRHHVMVAANALNCVSQAAFAVLVLAGEPQLWQMMLLGGLGGVGQAFFGPAAEGMLMSSVSGEQVGRAFALYRMAMQGAGLGGAALGGLLVAAIGPGWVLAVDAAAFALAGALRSFLDVSHIPERAPGEGLIADLRDGWREFTGRPWLWSIVAQFSVVVAVVGAAESVFGPLVARDELGGAGPWGLALGAFGAGTVCGAFLMMRWKPRRLLFAGTLCVFPLAAPSAALAVPLPVAGLAAVMFVSGVAIEVFGVSWMTAMHQEIPEEKLSRVAAYDWFGSIAMVPLATALAGPAESAFGRAPSLWGCAALVVLVTAAVLFVPDVRNLTRRTTHVTSAGTPTGPKPDPVAAAAEASPDGEGAVGRLG, encoded by the coding sequence GTGACGACTCCCGCCCCCGCGCCGCGCCGCAGGCCCTCCTGGGCCGGCCGCAACTACAGCCTGCTGACCGCCGCCGCGATCGTGACGAACCTCGGAAGCCACGGGGCGTTGATCGCGGCGGCGTTCGCGGTTCTCGACGCGGGAGGCGACGGCGGGGACGTCGGCCTCGTCGCCGCCGCGCGGACGCTGCCGCTCGTGCTGTTCCTGCTCATCGGCGGGGCGATCGCCGACCGGCTGCCGCGCCACCACGTGATGGTCGCCGCCAACGCCCTCAACTGCGTGTCGCAGGCGGCCTTCGCCGTGCTCGTCCTCGCGGGCGAGCCGCAGCTGTGGCAGATGATGCTGCTCGGCGGGCTCGGCGGCGTCGGCCAGGCCTTCTTCGGTCCCGCCGCCGAGGGCATGCTGATGTCGTCGGTCAGCGGCGAACAGGTGGGCCGCGCGTTCGCGCTGTACCGCATGGCGATGCAGGGGGCCGGGCTCGGCGGGGCCGCGCTCGGCGGCCTGCTGGTCGCCGCGATCGGTCCTGGCTGGGTGCTCGCGGTGGACGCCGCGGCGTTCGCGCTCGCGGGGGCGCTGCGGTCCTTCCTCGACGTGAGTCACATCCCGGAGCGCGCGCCGGGCGAGGGGCTCATCGCCGACCTGCGGGACGGCTGGCGCGAGTTCACGGGGCGGCCCTGGCTGTGGTCGATCGTGGCGCAGTTCTCGGTGGTGGTGGCGGTGGTCGGCGCCGCCGAGTCGGTGTTCGGGCCGCTGGTGGCGCGGGACGAGTTGGGCGGCGCGGGGCCGTGGGGTCTGGCGCTCGGCGCGTTCGGCGCGGGCACGGTCTGCGGGGCGTTCCTGATGATGCGGTGGAAGCCGCGGCGCCTGCTGTTCGCGGGCACCCTCTGTGTCTTCCCGCTGGCCGCTCCCTCGGCGGCGCTCGCCGTGCCGTTGCCGGTCGCGGGTCTCGCCGCGGTGATGTTCGTCAGCGGCGTCGCGATCGAGGTGTTCGGCGTCTCGTGGATGACCGCGATGCACCAGGAGATCCCTGAGGAGAAGCTGTCGCGCGTCGCCGCCTACGACTGGTTCGGCTCCATCGCGATGGTCCCGCTGGCCACGGCGCTCGCGGGTCCCGCGGAGTCCGCGTTTGGCAGAGCCCCGTCGCTGTGGGGCTGTGCGGCGCTGGTGGTCCTGGTGACGGCGGCCGTCCTGTTCGTACCGGACGTACGCAACCTGACGCGGCGCACGACGCACGTCACGTCGGCCGGAACGCCGACGGGCCCGAAGCCGGACCCGGTCGCGGCAGCGGCCGAGGCGTCACCCGATGGAGAAGGCGCCGTCGGGCGGCTCGGGTGA
- a CDS encoding spermidine synthase — MPDIDRARAWLLTVDGAPQSYVDLDDPTHLEFEYARRLAHVLDAAAEPGAPLDVTHLGGGALTLPRYLAATRPGSRQQVVEADRGLLRLVAERLPLAAASGVDVHGADAREWLDAAPDDSADIVIADVFGGSRVPAHLTTVTYARTADRVLRPGGHYTANLADGAPFAFLRSQLATFAEAFEELALIAEPSVLRGRRFGNAVLIAAHHPIDIGTLARRTASDVFPARVEHGDALRRFIGDARPVRDGEAVPSPEPPDGAFSIG; from the coding sequence ATGCCCGACATCGACAGGGCGCGCGCCTGGCTGCTCACGGTCGACGGCGCCCCCCAGTCGTATGTCGACCTGGACGACCCCACGCACCTGGAGTTCGAGTACGCGCGCCGCCTCGCCCACGTCCTCGACGCCGCGGCCGAACCGGGCGCCCCGCTCGACGTCACGCACCTCGGCGGCGGCGCCCTCACCCTGCCCCGCTACCTCGCCGCCACCCGCCCCGGCTCCCGGCAACAGGTGGTCGAGGCCGACCGGGGGCTGCTCCGGCTGGTCGCCGAGCGGTTGCCGTTGGCGGCGGCGAGCGGGGTCGACGTGCACGGCGCCGACGCCAGGGAGTGGCTCGACGCGGCGCCGGACGACAGCGCCGACATCGTCATAGCCGATGTCTTCGGCGGCTCACGCGTGCCCGCACACCTCACCACGGTGACGTACGCGCGCACCGCGGACCGGGTGCTGCGACCGGGCGGGCACTACACCGCGAACCTCGCCGACGGCGCCCCGTTCGCCTTCCTCCGCTCCCAACTCGCCACGTTCGCCGAGGCCTTCGAGGAGCTCGCGCTCATCGCCGAGCCGTCGGTGCTGCGCGGACGCCGCTTCGGGAACGCCGTGCTGATCGCCGCGCACCACCCCATCGACATCGGGACACTGGCCCGCCGCACGGCCTCGGACGTCTTCCCCGCCCGGGTCGAGCATGGCGACGCGCTGCGCCGCTTCATCGGGGACGCGCGCCCGGTGCGGGACGGCGAAGCGGTTCCCTCACCCGAGCCGCCCGACGGCGCCTTCTCCATCGGGTGA
- the tuf gene encoding elongation factor Tu, which translates to MSKTAYVRTKPHLNIGTMGHVDHGKTTLTAAITKVLSERGTGGGTQYVSFDRIDRAPEEAQRGITINIAHVEYETDTRHYAHVDMPGHADYVKNMVTGAAQLDGAILVVSALDGIMPQTAEHVLLARQVGVDHIVVALNKADAVDDGEDAVLTDLVELEVRDLLTAHGYGGDSVPVVRVSGLKALEGDPRWTSAIEALLDAVDTYVPMPERYLDAPFLLPVENVLTITGRGTVVTGAVERGTIRLGDRVDVLGADTETVVTGLETFGKPMEEAQAGDNVALLLRGLPRDAVRRGHVVAAPGSVTPRRRFTAQVYVLSTREGGRTTPIATGYRPQFYIRTADVVGDVDLGEAAVARPGDTVTMTVELGRDVPLETGLGFAIREGGRTVGAGTVTGVA; encoded by the coding sequence ATGTCCAAGACCGCATACGTCCGTACGAAGCCGCACCTGAACATCGGCACGATGGGCCACGTCGACCACGGCAAGACCACCCTGACCGCCGCCATCACCAAGGTCCTCAGCGAGCGCGGCACCGGCGGCGGTACCCAGTACGTGTCCTTCGACCGCATCGACCGCGCCCCCGAGGAGGCGCAGCGCGGCATCACCATCAACATCGCGCACGTCGAGTACGAGACGGACACCCGGCACTACGCGCACGTGGACATGCCCGGCCACGCGGACTACGTGAAGAACATGGTCACCGGGGCGGCGCAGCTCGACGGGGCGATTCTCGTCGTCTCGGCGCTCGACGGGATCATGCCGCAGACCGCCGAGCACGTGCTGCTCGCCCGGCAGGTCGGCGTCGACCACATCGTCGTCGCGCTCAACAAGGCCGACGCCGTCGACGACGGCGAGGACGCAGTGCTCACGGACCTCGTCGAGCTGGAGGTCCGTGACCTGCTCACCGCGCACGGGTACGGAGGCGACTCCGTCCCCGTCGTACGGGTCTCGGGGCTGAAGGCCCTGGAGGGCGACCCGCGGTGGACGTCCGCGATCGAGGCGCTCCTCGACGCGGTGGACACGTACGTGCCGATGCCCGAGCGCTATCTCGACGCGCCGTTCCTGCTGCCCGTCGAGAACGTGCTCACCATCACCGGGCGCGGCACCGTCGTCACCGGCGCCGTGGAGCGCGGCACCATCCGCCTCGGGGACCGCGTGGACGTCCTCGGCGCCGACACGGAGACGGTGGTCACCGGCCTGGAGACCTTCGGCAAGCCGATGGAGGAGGCGCAGGCCGGCGACAACGTGGCGCTGCTGCTGCGCGGTCTGCCACGCGATGCCGTACGACGCGGGCACGTCGTCGCGGCGCCCGGCAGCGTCACCCCGCGGCGGCGCTTCACCGCGCAGGTGTACGTCCTGTCCACCCGCGAGGGAGGCCGTACGACACCGATCGCCACCGGGTACCGGCCGCAGTTCTACATCAGGACCGCGGACGTGGTCGGCGACGTCGACCTCGGCGAGGCGGCGGTGGCCCGCCCCGGCGACACCGTCACGATGACGGTCGAGCTGGGCCGTGACGTACCGCTGGAGACCGGCCTCGGCTTCGCGATCCGCGAGGGCGGCCGCACCGTCGGCGCGGGCACCGTGACCGGCGTCGCCTGA
- a CDS encoding amidase: MRVSEYVKYDAVGLAGLVAAGEVTPGELMAAAREAVRVVNPEINAVVETWATDDEPVPGLNTPDPDGPGSAPLAGVPFLIKDLGVAMAGRRTELGSRLAAGHVAHADSALMVRLRRSGLVTFGRTTTPEMAYSITTEPAFHGPTRNPWDPRRSAGGSSGGAGAAVAAGIVPVAHATDAAGSLRIPAAHNGLFGLKPTRGRVSVGPDFDEIFNGLGVQGSVSRTVRDSAVLLDRMRGHEPGDPYSAPRPPRPYADEVTLPPGQLRIGVLTPAWGGRRTTAPVADAVSRTVRLLESLGHRVTEARVDLGVGWDEFVLANARLMTANLAASVDALAAASGRTIDASTLEPVTLAAHGYGQRVTGPQFVAALALRNRVARALARYFATYDLLLTPTLPELPMLLGEYGEGAEALDGFGWIERLNDRSPFTMAFNVAGTPAMSVPVMSDAETGLPIGMQFAAGYGEEGLLFRLAGQLEQASPWAGRTPGVWAGGPRAR; the protein is encoded by the coding sequence GTGAGGGTTTCGGAGTACGTGAAGTACGACGCGGTCGGACTCGCGGGGCTGGTGGCCGCGGGCGAGGTGACGCCCGGCGAACTCATGGCGGCCGCGCGCGAGGCGGTGCGGGTCGTGAACCCGGAGATCAACGCCGTCGTCGAGACGTGGGCCACCGACGACGAGCCCGTCCCCGGCCTCAACACCCCCGACCCCGACGGTCCCGGCAGCGCGCCGCTGGCCGGCGTCCCGTTCCTGATCAAGGACCTCGGTGTCGCCATGGCCGGCCGGCGGACGGAGCTGGGCAGCCGGCTCGCGGCCGGACACGTCGCGCACGCCGACTCCGCGCTGATGGTGCGTCTGCGGCGGTCCGGCCTGGTGACGTTCGGGCGTACCACGACACCGGAGATGGCCTACAGCATCACCACGGAGCCCGCGTTCCACGGCCCGACGCGCAACCCGTGGGACCCGCGGCGGAGCGCCGGCGGATCCAGCGGCGGCGCCGGTGCGGCCGTCGCCGCCGGAATCGTCCCCGTCGCGCACGCCACGGACGCCGCGGGCTCGCTCCGGATACCCGCCGCCCACAACGGCCTCTTCGGGCTGAAGCCCACCCGGGGCCGCGTCTCCGTGGGGCCCGACTTCGACGAGATCTTCAACGGTCTCGGCGTGCAGGGCAGCGTCAGCCGTACGGTGCGCGACAGCGCGGTCCTGCTCGACCGGATGCGCGGCCACGAGCCGGGCGACCCCTACTCCGCGCCCCGTCCGCCCAGGCCCTACGCGGACGAGGTCACCCTCCCGCCGGGTCAGCTGCGCATCGGCGTCCTCACCCCGGCGTGGGGCGGACGCCGCACCACGGCGCCCGTGGCCGACGCCGTCTCCCGCACCGTGCGGCTGCTCGAATCCCTCGGCCACCGGGTGACCGAGGCGCGGGTCGACCTCGGCGTCGGCTGGGACGAGTTCGTGCTCGCCAACGCCCGCCTCATGACGGCGAACCTCGCCGCCTCCGTCGACGCGCTGGCCGCCGCGTCCGGCAGGACCATCGACGCCTCCACCCTCGAACCGGTGACCCTGGCCGCACACGGCTACGGACAGCGGGTCACCGGCCCGCAGTTCGTCGCCGCCCTCGCGCTCCGCAACCGCGTCGCCCGCGCTCTGGCGCGGTACTTCGCGACGTACGACCTGCTGCTCACCCCGACCCTGCCGGAACTGCCCATGCTTCTGGGCGAGTACGGGGAGGGCGCGGAGGCGCTGGACGGGTTCGGCTGGATCGAGCGGCTCAACGACCGCTCGCCGTTCACCATGGCGTTCAATGTCGCGGGCACGCCCGCCATGTCCGTGCCGGTGATGTCCGACGCGGAGACCGGGCTGCCCATCGGCATGCAGTTCGCCGCCGGGTACGGCGAGGAGGGGCTGCTCTTCCGTCTCGCCGGGCAGCTCGAACAGGCGAGTCCGTGGGCGGGACGTACGCCCGGCGTCTGGGCGGGCGGTCCTCGGGCGCGCTGA